A single genomic interval of Brachyhypopomus gauderio isolate BG-103 unplaced genomic scaffold, BGAUD_0.2 sc91, whole genome shotgun sequence harbors:
- the tcima gene encoding transcriptional and immune response regulator a codes for MSTYVSSECRRVCPSVYGSRFDTAHRKRAAANIFENVNQDALMRLFQKTGDMKAEERVRSIFSFSNDPEETARALMALKQRKKDKFLQIAGAVRRFLKLR; via the coding sequence ATGTCGACGTACGTGAGCTCCGAATGTCGCCGGGTCTGCCCGTCCGTGTACGGCAGCAGGTTCGACACGGCGCACCGCAAACGGGCCGCGGCCAACATCTTCGAGAACGTCAACCAGGACGCGCTGATGAGGCTCTTCCAGAAGACCGGAGACATGAAGGCGGAGGAGCGCGTGAGGAGCATCTTCTCCTTCTCCAACGACCCCGAGGAGACCGCACGAGCACTGATGGCGCTCAAACAGCGGAAGAAGGACAAATTCCTGCAGATCGCAGGCGCGGTGCGGCGGTTCCTCAAACTGCGTTGA